From a single Phragmites australis chromosome 7, lpPhrAust1.1, whole genome shotgun sequence genomic region:
- the LOC133924856 gene encoding FCS-Like Zinc finger 2-like, translated as MATSLACAFFFDAEPLGEPGRHALDACALCSKPLTRNSDIFMYKGDTPFCSEECRYEQMHFDAAYARQPGRKVQSQRSRREAAAGAGAASVPRKPDVSVASY; from the coding sequence ATGGCAACGTCTCTCGCCTGCGCCTTCTTCTTCGACGCCGAGCCGCTCGGCGAGCCTGGCCGGCACGCGCTGGACGCCTGCGCGCTCTGCTCCAAGCCGCTCACCCGCAACAGCGACATCTTCATGTACAAGGGGGACACGCCCTTCTGCAGTGAGGAGTGCCGCTACGAGCAGATGCACTTCGACGCTGCCTACGCGAGGCAGCCTGGCCGGAAGGTGCAGTCGCAGCGCAGCAGGCGCGAAGCGGCGGCCGGAGCTGGCGCCGCGTCTGTGCCCAGGAAGCCAGACGTGTCCGTGGCCAGCTATTAA